One part of the Arabidopsis thaliana chromosome 1 sequence genome encodes these proteins:
- the TAF7 gene encoding TBP-associated factor 7 (TBP-associated factor 7 (TAF7); FUNCTIONS IN: general RNA polymerase II transcription factor activity; INVOLVED IN: transcription initiation from RNA polymerase II promoter; LOCATED IN: transcription factor TFIID complex; EXPRESSED IN: 22 plant structures; EXPRESSED DURING: 13 growth stages; CONTAINS InterPro DOMAIN/s: TAFII55 protein, conserved region (InterPro:IPR006751); Has 35333 Blast hits to 34131 proteins in 2444 species: Archae - 798; Bacteria - 22429; Metazoa - 974; Fungi - 991; Plants - 531; Viruses - 0; Other Eukaryotes - 9610 (source: NCBI BLink).) translates to MEEQFILRVPPSVSERIDRLLSEDASTSDEIPLDLFFSEDGRNGTFMIGNDEFPASLLDLPAVVESFKTYDDCALVKTADIGQMIMVREPGDPAPNTVEYRHGLTPPMKDARKRRFRREPDLNPELVQRVERDLLNILSGGTVENVSFSFYFRHMMCLYLLLGFSNFIYLNFFWCRYMSKRNQLRTRMLVMQVRKYLLLHLHLLKSLKLLRQALVIQQELNRREVNQKILMIQCEFIII, encoded by the exons ATGGAAGAACAGTTCATACTTAGGGTTCCACCGTCTGTTTCAGAACGAATTGATCGGCTTTTAAGCGAGGATGCTTCTACTTCCGACGAAATCcctttggatttgtttttttcag AGGATGGGAGAAACGGGACGTTTATGATTGGAAACGACGAGTTCCCGGCTTCTCTGCTTGATCTCCCTGCAGTTGTTGAGTCTTTTAAAACTTATGATGATTGTGCATTAGTCAAAACTGCTGATATTGGGCAG ATGATCATGGTTAGGGAGCCTGGTGATCCTGCGCCTAATACAGTTGAATACAGACATGGTCTAACTCCTCCAATGAAGGATGCTCGAAAGAGGAGATTTCGTCGAGAGCCTGACCTTAAt CCGGAGCTTGTACAGCGGGTTGAGAGAGACTTGTTGAATATATTGAGTGGCGGAACGGTAGAAAATGTaagcttttctttctattttcgACACATGATGTGTCTATATTTGCTCCTTGGATTTAGTAACTTCAtttatttgaactttttttggtGTAGGTACATGAGCAAGAGGAACCAGCTACGAACGAGAATGCTAGTAATGCAAGTAAGaaagtatcttcttcttcacctacACCTGTTGAAAAGCCTGAAGCTCCTGAGACAGGCACTAGTAATCCAACAGGAGTTGAACCGGAGAGAAGTGAATCAGAAGATTCTGATGATTCAATGTgagtttattattatataa
- the TAF7 gene encoding TBP-associated factor 7 (TBP-associated factor 7 (TAF7); FUNCTIONS IN: general RNA polymerase II transcription factor activity; INVOLVED IN: transcription initiation from RNA polymerase II promoter; LOCATED IN: transcription factor TFIID complex; EXPRESSED IN: 22 plant structures; EXPRESSED DURING: 13 growth stages; CONTAINS InterPro DOMAIN/s: TAFII55 protein, conserved region (InterPro:IPR006751); Has 378 Blast hits to 378 proteins in 149 species: Archae - 0; Bacteria - 0; Metazoa - 187; Fungi - 92; Plants - 58; Viruses - 0; Other Eukaryotes - 41 (source: NCBI BLink).), producing MEEQFILRVPPSVSERIDRLLSEDASTSDEIPLDLFFSEDGRNGTFMIGNDEFPASLLDLPAVVESFKTYDDCALVKTADIGQMIMVREPGDPAPNTVEYRHGLTPPMKDARKRRFRREPDLNPELVQRVERDLLNILSGGTVENVHEQEEPATNENASNASKKVSSSSPTPVEKPEAPETGTSNPTGVEPERSESEDSDDSM from the exons ATGGAAGAACAGTTCATACTTAGGGTTCCACCGTCTGTTTCAGAACGAATTGATCGGCTTTTAAGCGAGGATGCTTCTACTTCCGACGAAATCcctttggatttgtttttttcag AGGATGGGAGAAACGGGACGTTTATGATTGGAAACGACGAGTTCCCGGCTTCTCTGCTTGATCTCCCTGCAGTTGTTGAGTCTTTTAAAACTTATGATGATTGTGCATTAGTCAAAACTGCTGATATTGGGCAG ATGATCATGGTTAGGGAGCCTGGTGATCCTGCGCCTAATACAGTTGAATACAGACATGGTCTAACTCCTCCAATGAAGGATGCTCGAAAGAGGAGATTTCGTCGAGAGCCTGACCTTAAt CCGGAGCTTGTACAGCGGGTTGAGAGAGACTTGTTGAATATATTGAGTGGCGGAACGGTAGAAAAT GTACATGAGCAAGAGGAACCAGCTACGAACGAGAATGCTAGTAATGCAAGTAAGaaagtatcttcttcttcacctacACCTGTTGAAAAGCCTGAAGCTCCTGAGACAGGCACTAGTAATCCAACAGGAGTTGAACCGGAGAGAAGTGAATCAGAAGATTCTGATGATTCAATGTga
- the SCL33 gene encoding SC35-like splicing factor 33 gives MRGRSYTPSPPRGYGRRGRSPSPRGRYGGRSRDLPTSLLVRNLRHDCRQEDLRKSFEQFGPVKDIYLPRDYYTGDPRGFGFVQFMDPADAADAKHHMDGYLLLGRELTVVFAEENRKKPTEMRARERGGGRFRDRRRTPPRYYSRSRSPPPRRGRSRSRSGDYYSPPPRRHHPRSISPREERYDGRRSYSRSPASDGSRGRSLTPVRGKSRSLSPTQEEA, from the exons ATGAGGGGAAGGAGCTACACTCCGTCACCACCTAGGGGTTATGGGAGGAGGGGTCGAAGCCCAAGCCCTAGAGGCCGATATGGAGGTCGTAGCAGGGACCTCCCGACCAGTCTTTTGGTTCGCAATCTACGCCATGATTGCAG GCAAGAAGATCTCAGGAAGTCGTTTGAGCAGTTTGGTCCTGTCAAGGACATTTACCTGCCAAGGGATTATTATACCGG AGATCCGCGAGGGTTTGGGTTCGTTCAATTTATGGACCCTGCTGATGCTGCTGATGCAAAACATCACATGGAtggttatcttcttcttggccGTGAGTTGACTGTCGTGTTTGCAGAAGAGAACAGAAAGAAACCGACTGAAATGAGAGCAAGGGAGCGTGGTGGAGGAAG ATTTCGGGATAGAAGACGTACTCCACCTCGTTACTACTCTCGCTCTCGTTCTCCTCCCCCTCGACGTGGTAGATCTCGGTCACGGAGCGGTGACTATTATTCTCCTCCCCCTAGAAGACATCACCCAAG ATCTATCTCGCCCAGGGAAGAGCGATATGATGGGAGGAGGTCATACTCGCGCTCACCTGCCTCTGATGGCTCAAGGGGTCGCAGTTTAACTCCAGTCAGAGGTAAGAGCCGCAGCTTAAGCCCCA CCCAAGAAGAAGCATAA
- the SCL33 gene encoding SC35-like splicing factor 33 (SC35-like splicing factor 33 (SR33); CONTAINS InterPro DOMAIN/s: RNA recognition motif, RNP-1 (InterPro:IPR000504), Nucleotide-binding, alpha-beta plait (InterPro:IPR012677); BEST Arabidopsis thaliana protein match is: SC35-like splicing factor 30A (TAIR:AT3G13570.1).): MRGRSYTPSPPRGYGRRGRSPSPRGRYGGRSRDLPTSLLVRNLRHDCRQEDLRKSFEQFGPVKDIYLPRDYYTGSHLCTDTCKASRDPRGFGFVQFMDPADAADAKHHMDGYLLLGRELTVVFAEENRKKPTEMRARERGGGRFRDRRRTPPRYYSRSRSPPPRRGRSRSRSGDYYSPPPRRHHPRSISPREERYDGRRSYSRSPASDGSRGRSLTPVRGKSRSLSPSPRRSISRSPRRSRSPSPKRNRSVSPRRSISRSPRRSRSPRRSRRSYTPEPARSRSQSPHGGQYDEDRSPSQ, encoded by the exons ATGAGGGGAAGGAGCTACACTCCGTCACCACCTAGGGGTTATGGGAGGAGGGGTCGAAGCCCAAGCCCTAGAGGCCGATATGGAGGTCGTAGCAGGGACCTCCCGACCAGTCTTTTGGTTCGCAATCTACGCCATGATTGCAG GCAAGAAGATCTCAGGAAGTCGTTTGAGCAGTTTGGTCCTGTCAAGGACATTTACCTGCCAAGGGATTATTATACCGG AAGTCATCTTTGTACTGACACTTGCAAGGCTAGCAG AGATCCGCGAGGGTTTGGGTTCGTTCAATTTATGGACCCTGCTGATGCTGCTGATGCAAAACATCACATGGAtggttatcttcttcttggccGTGAGTTGACTGTCGTGTTTGCAGAAGAGAACAGAAAGAAACCGACTGAAATGAGAGCAAGGGAGCGTGGTGGAGGAAG ATTTCGGGATAGAAGACGTACTCCACCTCGTTACTACTCTCGCTCTCGTTCTCCTCCCCCTCGACGTGGTAGATCTCGGTCACGGAGCGGTGACTATTATTCTCCTCCCCCTAGAAGACATCACCCAAG ATCTATCTCGCCCAGGGAAGAGCGATATGATGGGAGGAGGTCATACTCGCGCTCACCTGCCTCTGATGGCTCAAGGGGTCGCAGTTTAACTCCAGTCAGAGGTAAGAGCCGCAGCTTAAGCCCCAGCCCTAGAAGAAGCATAAGCCGTAGCCCAAGAAGAAGCAGGAGCCCAAGCCCAAAAAGAAATAGGAGCGTTAGCCCAAGAAGAAGCATAAGCCGTAGCCCTAGAAGAAGCAGGAGTCCGaggagaagcagaagaagctaCACTCCTGAACCCGCCAGAAGCAGGAGCCAAAGCCCGCATGGGGGCCAGTATGACGAAGACCGTTCACCAAGCCAGTGA
- the SCL33 gene encoding SC35-like splicing factor 33 (SC35-like splicing factor 33 (SR33); FUNCTIONS IN: protein binding, RNA binding; INVOLVED IN: nuclear mRNA splicing, via spliceosome, RNA splicing; LOCATED IN: interchromatin granule, nuclear speck, nucleolus, plasma membrane; EXPRESSED IN: 25 plant structures; EXPRESSED DURING: 14 growth stages; CONTAINS InterPro DOMAIN/s: RNA recognition motif, RNP-1 (InterPro:IPR000504), Nucleotide-binding, alpha-beta plait (InterPro:IPR012677); BEST Arabidopsis thaliana protein match is: SC35-like splicing factor 30A (TAIR:AT3G13570.1); Has 74071 Blast hits to 42895 proteins in 2604 species: Archae - 973; Bacteria - 11117; Metazoa - 35835; Fungi - 6236; Plants - 4620; Viruses - 230; Other Eukaryotes - 15060 (source: NCBI BLink).) translates to MRGRSYTPSPPRGYGRRGRSPSPRGRYGGRSRDLPTSLLVRNLRHDCRQEDLRKSFEQFGPVKDIYLPRDYYTGDPRGFGFVQFMDPADAADAKHHMDGYLLLGRELTVVFAEENRKKPTEMRARERGGGRFRDRRRTPPRYYSRSRSPPPRRGRSRSRSGDYYSPPPRRHHPRSISPREERYDGRRSYSRSPASDGSRGRSLTPVRGKSRSLSPSPRRSISRSPRRSRSPSPKRNRSVSPRRSISRSPRRSRSPRRSRRSYTPEPARSRSQSPHGGQYDEDRSPSQ, encoded by the exons ATGAGGGGAAGGAGCTACACTCCGTCACCACCTAGGGGTTATGGGAGGAGGGGTCGAAGCCCAAGCCCTAGAGGCCGATATGGAGGTCGTAGCAGGGACCTCCCGACCAGTCTTTTGGTTCGCAATCTACGCCATGATTGCAG GCAAGAAGATCTCAGGAAGTCGTTTGAGCAGTTTGGTCCTGTCAAGGACATTTACCTGCCAAGGGATTATTATACCGG AGATCCGCGAGGGTTTGGGTTCGTTCAATTTATGGACCCTGCTGATGCTGCTGATGCAAAACATCACATGGAtggttatcttcttcttggccGTGAGTTGACTGTCGTGTTTGCAGAAGAGAACAGAAAGAAACCGACTGAAATGAGAGCAAGGGAGCGTGGTGGAGGAAG ATTTCGGGATAGAAGACGTACTCCACCTCGTTACTACTCTCGCTCTCGTTCTCCTCCCCCTCGACGTGGTAGATCTCGGTCACGGAGCGGTGACTATTATTCTCCTCCCCCTAGAAGACATCACCCAAG ATCTATCTCGCCCAGGGAAGAGCGATATGATGGGAGGAGGTCATACTCGCGCTCACCTGCCTCTGATGGCTCAAGGGGTCGCAGTTTAACTCCAGTCAGAGGTAAGAGCCGCAGCTTAAGCCCCAGCCCTAGAAGAAGCATAAGCCGTAGCCCAAGAAGAAGCAGGAGCCCAAGCCCAAAAAGAAATAGGAGCGTTAGCCCAAGAAGAAGCATAAGCCGTAGCCCTAGAAGAAGCAGGAGTCCGaggagaagcagaagaagctaCACTCCTGAACCCGCCAGAAGCAGGAGCCAAAGCCCGCATGGGGGCCAGTATGACGAAGACCGTTCACCAAGCCAGTGA
- the SCL33 gene encoding SC35-like splicing factor 33, translating into MDPADAADAKHHMDGYLLLGRELTVVFAEENRKKPTEMRARERGGGSRFRDRRRTPPRYYSRSRSPPPRRGRSRSRSGDYYSPPPRRHHPRSISPREERYDGRRSYSRSPASDGSRGRSLTPVRGKSRSLSPSPRRSISRSPRRSRSPSPKRNRSVSPRRSISRSPRRSRSPRRSRRSYTPEPARSRSQSPHGGQYDEDRSPSQ; encoded by the exons ATGGACCCTGCTGATGCTGCTGATGCAAAACATCACATGGAtggttatcttcttcttggccGTGAGTTGACTGTCGTGTTTGCAGAAGAGAACAGAAAGAAACCGACTGAAATGAGAGCAAGGGAGCGTGGTGGAGGAAG CAGATTTCGGGATAGAAGACGTACTCCACCTCGTTACTACTCTCGCTCTCGTTCTCCTCCCCCTCGACGTGGTAGATCTCGGTCACGGAGCGGTGACTATTATTCTCCTCCCCCTAGAAGACATCACCCAAG ATCTATCTCGCCCAGGGAAGAGCGATATGATGGGAGGAGGTCATACTCGCGCTCACCTGCCTCTGATGGCTCAAGGGGTCGCAGTTTAACTCCAGTCAGAGGTAAGAGCCGCAGCTTAAGCCCCAGCCCTAGAAGAAGCATAAGCCGTAGCCCAAGAAGAAGCAGGAGCCCAAGCCCAAAAAGAAATAGGAGCGTTAGCCCAAGAAGAAGCATAAGCCGTAGCCCTAGAAGAAGCAGGAGTCCGaggagaagcagaagaagctaCACTCCTGAACCCGCCAGAAGCAGGAGCCAAAGCCCGCATGGGGGCCAGTATGACGAAGACCGTTCACCAAGCCAGTGA
- the SCL33 gene encoding SC35-like splicing factor 33, which produces MDPADAADAKHHMDGYLLLGRELTVVFAEENRKKPTEMRARERGGGRFRDRRRTPPRYYSRSRSPPPRRGRSRSRSGDYYSPPPRRHHPRSISPREERYDGRRSYSRSPASDGSRGRSLTPVRGKSRSLSPSPRRSISRSPRRSRSPSPKRNRSVSPRRSISRSPRRSRSPRRSRRSYTPEPARSRSQSPHGGQYDEDRSPSQ; this is translated from the exons ATGGACCCTGCTGATGCTGCTGATGCAAAACATCACATGGAtggttatcttcttcttggccGTGAGTTGACTGTCGTGTTTGCAGAAGAGAACAGAAAGAAACCGACTGAAATGAGAGCAAGGGAGCGTGGTGGAGGAAG ATTTCGGGATAGAAGACGTACTCCACCTCGTTACTACTCTCGCTCTCGTTCTCCTCCCCCTCGACGTGGTAGATCTCGGTCACGGAGCGGTGACTATTATTCTCCTCCCCCTAGAAGACATCACCCAAG ATCTATCTCGCCCAGGGAAGAGCGATATGATGGGAGGAGGTCATACTCGCGCTCACCTGCCTCTGATGGCTCAAGGGGTCGCAGTTTAACTCCAGTCAGAGGTAAGAGCCGCAGCTTAAGCCCCAGCCCTAGAAGAAGCATAAGCCGTAGCCCAAGAAGAAGCAGGAGCCCAAGCCCAAAAAGAAATAGGAGCGTTAGCCCAAGAAGAAGCATAAGCCGTAGCCCTAGAAGAAGCAGGAGTCCGaggagaagcagaagaagctaCACTCCTGAACCCGCCAGAAGCAGGAGCCAAAGCCCGCATGGGGGCCAGTATGACGAAGACCGTTCACCAAGCCAGTGA